Proteins encoded within one genomic window of candidate division WOR-3 bacterium:
- a CDS encoding DUF4159 domain-containing protein: MFFSTILLLGFIFQPLRIKYNGGGDWYNDPEILPNLCNELAKRVPSVKVKPEEVVLTFEDDKIFRYPFLFITGHGNISLSQSEIENLRKYVFNGGFVYIDDDFGMDEYFRKEFKKWFPEYELKEVPLNHPIYNLYYKFPKGLPKIHEHYEGRPVALGLFIGGRLSLLYTYNSNISDGWTDRYNDPDSLREEAFKFGINLILYSLLY, from the coding sequence ATGTTCTTTTCTACCATCCTTCTTTTAGGTTTCATCTTTCAGCCATTAAGAATCAAATACAACGGCGGTGGAGATTGGTACAACGATCCCGAAATTTTACCAAATCTTTGTAATGAACTTGCAAAAAGAGTACCGTCAGTAAAGGTTAAACCAGAAGAAGTTGTATTAACCTTTGAAGACGATAAGATTTTCAGATATCCTTTTCTTTTCATTACCGGTCACGGCAACATATCCTTAAGCCAATCCGAAATAGAAAATTTACGGAAATATGTTTTTAATGGAGGCTTCGTTTATATTGACGACGATTTTGGAATGGACGAATACTTTCGAAAAGAGTTTAAAAAATGGTTTCCAGAATACGAACTCAAAGAAGTCCCGCTCAACCATCCCATTTACAATCTTTATTACAAATTTCCGAAAGGGCTTCCTAAAATTCATGAGCACTATGAAGGAAGGCCCGTAGCTTTGGGACTTTTTATAGGAGGAAGACTCTCTTTACTTTACACTTACAACTCAAATATTTCTGATGGCTGGACAGACCGATACAACGACCCAGATTCTTTAAGAGAAGAGGCTTTTAAATTCGGAATTAACTTGATTCTTTACTCGCTACTCTATTGA
- a CDS encoding KpsF/GutQ family sugar-phosphate isomerase, which produces MKEKILNRAREIIDIELEGLKSLKDSLDESFYRAIILLLQCKGRIVVSGVGKSGIVGRKISSTLNGVGIPSVFLHPSESLHGELGMIQKDDVFLAISKSGQSEEFSIILPFVKRINIPVIGMTSNPNSDLARQSDVVILVKVDKEACPYNIVPTTSTTAMMALGDAIAIILAELKGLKLEQLATLHPGGTIGKKYWLKVEDMMLTGPQHVPIVHKEAPMKEVILEMTQKRGITSVVDDDGRVIGVITDGDLRRLLEKTQDIFNLKAKEVMTTNPKTIKKDELAAAAASRMEHYGITALIVVDDQNKPIGIIHLHDLMRAKVI; this is translated from the coding sequence ATGAAAGAAAAAATACTAAACAGAGCAAGGGAAATAATCGATATAGAACTTGAGGGATTAAAATCCCTGAAAGACTCCTTAGATGAGAGTTTTTATCGAGCTATAATACTCCTTCTCCAATGTAAAGGTAGAATTGTGGTTTCAGGAGTTGGAAAATCAGGGATCGTGGGGAGAAAAATCTCATCGACTCTCAACGGAGTGGGAATTCCATCAGTTTTCTTACACCCCTCTGAATCCCTCCATGGCGAATTGGGGATGATACAAAAGGATGACGTTTTCTTAGCAATATCGAAAAGTGGACAGTCTGAGGAATTTAGCATTATCCTTCCCTTTGTGAAAAGGATTAATATTCCAGTTATAGGAATGACCTCCAACCCGAATTCAGATTTAGCAAGGCAGTCAGATGTGGTTATTCTCGTAAAAGTCGATAAGGAGGCATGCCCCTACAATATTGTCCCTACAACATCTACCACTGCAATGATGGCACTTGGCGACGCCATAGCAATTATATTAGCAGAATTAAAAGGGCTAAAACTGGAACAACTTGCAACACTCCATCCAGGCGGTACTATTGGCAAAAAATACTGGCTCAAGGTTGAGGACATGATGCTTACTGGCCCCCAACATGTGCCAATCGTACATAAAGAAGCCCCAATGAAGGAAGTGATCCTCGAAATGACACAGAAAAGGGGCATAACAAGTGTAGTGGATGACGATGGAAGAGTGATAGGCGTTATAACTGATGGAGACCTTAGAAGACTGCTTGAAAAAACCCAGGATATATTTAACCTCAAAGCAAAGGAAGTTATGACCACGAACCCTAAAACCATTAAAAAGGACGAACTGGCAGCTGCTGCCGCGTCCAGGATGGAACATTACGGTATCACCGCACTAATTGTAGTTGACGACCAGAATAAGCCCATTGGAATAATCCACTTACACGACCTAATGAGAGCAAAAGTAATATGA
- the thpR gene encoding RNA 2',3'-cyclic phosphodiesterase yields the protein MRIFTAFELPEKIKDEIYKIVSEKSPKIIGVKWVEKENLHITCKFLGEINEKQLEELISKLQEKLNRGEKVRISITNFGCFPNFRNPRVLWLGVQGEVDRLQKIWATLEEISKNLKIGEREKDYVPHVTLGRVKSQISLDKDWIKYSSKEFEITHLTVFQSTLTPSGPIYKSIAKIGL from the coding sequence ATGAGGATATTTACAGCTTTTGAACTTCCGGAAAAAATCAAAGACGAAATCTACAAAATTGTAAGCGAGAAAAGCCCCAAAATTATCGGAGTAAAATGGGTAGAGAAAGAAAATCTCCACATCACATGCAAATTCCTGGGTGAAATTAACGAGAAACAACTGGAAGAGCTTATTTCCAAACTTCAGGAAAAACTAAACAGGGGCGAAAAAGTTAGGATCTCGATAACGAATTTTGGCTGTTTCCCAAATTTCAGGAATCCGAGGGTATTGTGGTTAGGAGTTCAGGGCGAAGTAGACAGGTTACAAAAAATATGGGCAACATTAGAAGAAATTTCAAAAAATTTAAAAATCGGTGAACGAGAAAAAGATTACGTGCCCCATGTAACCCTTGGTAGAGTAAAGTCGCAAATATCCTTGGATAAAGATTGGATAAAATACAGTTCAAAGGAGTTTGAAATTACCCACTTGACGGTATTCCAGAGCACATTGACGCCGTCAGGTCCAATTTATAAAAGCATTGCAAAAATTGGATTATGA
- a CDS encoding DNA repair exonuclease, translating into MRIAHTSDLHIDSEHPERWDALKLVLEKAKGEKVDYLVIAGDLFDDVASANENIAKLRSYFSGSPFKTIVIPGNHDFLAFETERDLGDNVVVLSKNDPIHSDPSNRISFFTVPYLVGATNEYFYEKLAYISKNVDPSWFNIFVFHGDLDEVLKKIKHRKEIAGAEEETAFSLSLKVLQKFPSVQLVLSGHYHTFGEPISIGDSSRLIVYSGAPVSITRNDLGTRYLVIYDVDPDTKKVVLNKYPLETFYFEKLEIYLTPTSGGSIENYVLSEIESSLSMSPSKTLILELKGYISSKEQGMSELNLKEAVKRYCEEKWTRRVVFSENWFLVLDVGFLLDKPFSQSILEQIDGLNDNDISEEDKRTLKQWFLSALSQVYSPKGKI; encoded by the coding sequence ATGAGAATTGCTCATACTTCAGACCTTCACATTGATTCTGAACATCCCGAAAGATGGGATGCACTAAAACTGGTCCTGGAAAAGGCAAAGGGTGAGAAGGTAGATTATCTCGTGATTGCTGGCGATTTATTTGATGATGTTGCATCTGCTAATGAAAATATTGCTAAGTTGAGAAGTTACTTTTCCGGATCACCATTTAAGACGATCGTTATACCGGGGAACCATGACTTCTTAGCCTTCGAAACCGAAAGGGATTTAGGTGATAATGTTGTGGTGCTTTCTAAAAATGATCCCATCCATAGTGATCCTTCCAATAGGATTTCCTTTTTTACCGTTCCGTACTTAGTTGGAGCAACAAATGAATATTTTTACGAAAAGCTGGCGTATATCTCTAAAAACGTTGATCCTTCTTGGTTCAATATTTTTGTTTTCCACGGTGACCTTGATGAGGTACTAAAGAAGATTAAGCACAGAAAGGAAATTGCAGGTGCAGAAGAAGAAACCGCCTTTTCGCTCTCATTAAAGGTATTGCAGAAATTTCCATCGGTGCAATTGGTTCTTTCCGGACATTATCATACTTTCGGTGAACCTATTTCCATCGGCGATAGCAGTAGATTAATAGTTTATTCAGGAGCACCCGTTTCAATAACACGAAACGATTTGGGAACGAGATATCTGGTAATTTACGATGTAGACCCCGATACTAAAAAAGTGGTTTTAAACAAATATCCTTTAGAAACTTTCTACTTTGAAAAGCTTGAAATATATTTAACACCAACAAGTGGGGGGTCCATAGAAAATTATGTCTTATCCGAAATTGAAAGCTCTCTTAGTATGAGTCCAAGCAAAACTCTAATATTAGAACTGAAAGGGTACATTAGTAGCAAAGAGCAAGGAATGAGTGAGTTAAATTTAAAGGAAGCGGTAAAAAGATATTGCGAAGAGAAATGGACGAGGAGAGTGGTTTTTTCAGAAAATTGGTTTTTGGTTTTAGATGTTGGCTTTTTACTGGATAAGCCCTTTAGTCAGAGTATACTCGAGCAAATAGACGGGCTTAATGATAATGATATTAGTGAAGAAGATAAGAGAACCTTAAAACAGTGGTTTTTATCAGCCCTTAGTCAGGTTTATTCTCCAAAGGGTAAAATATGA
- a CDS encoding cation diffusion facilitator family transporter: MKRKLGFVFLLNLLIAVSETIGGVFSKSYSLLSDALHNFQDSLSQLFSLIALILSEKGRTSKYTFGFARFEILAALINATIVSVLSFLMIVSGFKRVFNPEVIKLSILLPVSIIGLFANLLSLSLLHSHSKESLNIKSTYLHLLGDALSSIGVIVGGFLMLFFKIFWVDGLMAILIGLLILKEGIQVVIESLRIMLQAAPFPVHEEEIFELLKDVPGLRGIHHVHIWSLKDGKIHLEAHLEVDDMYVSETKEIVEKVNKLLQEKLNITHSTLQLESQACKDKSC, encoded by the coding sequence ATGAAAAGAAAATTGGGCTTTGTCTTTTTACTCAATTTACTTATTGCTGTATCTGAAACCATTGGTGGAGTTTTCTCAAAAAGTTACTCTCTGCTTTCTGATGCACTTCATAATTTCCAGGACTCTCTTTCACAGTTGTTTTCCCTAATTGCATTGATTTTGAGTGAAAAAGGGAGAACCAGTAAGTATACTTTTGGTTTCGCAAGGTTCGAAATCCTTGCCGCTCTTATTAATGCAACCATTGTCTCTGTCTTATCTTTTTTGATGATCGTAAGTGGTTTTAAAAGGGTTTTTAACCCCGAAGTGATTAAACTTTCCATTCTATTGCCTGTAAGTATAATTGGGCTATTTGCCAACCTGCTCTCTTTATCCTTACTCCATAGCCACTCCAAAGAGAGTCTGAACATAAAGTCCACTTACCTTCATTTACTGGGTGATGCACTTTCCTCGATTGGTGTAATTGTGGGTGGCTTTTTGATGCTATTCTTTAAAATTTTCTGGGTAGATGGATTAATGGCGATTCTTATTGGATTATTAATTCTAAAAGAAGGTATTCAGGTTGTAATAGAGTCACTTAGGATAATGCTTCAAGCTGCACCCTTTCCCGTACATGAAGAAGAAATTTTTGAGTTACTCAAGGATGTTCCGGGGCTTCGGGGGATTCACCATGTACATATTTGGAGTTTAAAGGATGGAAAGATTCATTTAGAGGCCCATCTGGAAGTGGACGACATGTACGTTTCAGAAACAAAAGAAATTGTTGAAAAAGTAAACAAACTTTTACAGGAAAAGCTTAATATAACTCATTCTACTCTTCAGTTAGAAAGCCAGGCTTGCAAAGACAAATCCTGCTAA
- a CDS encoding nucleotidyltransferase family protein, with amino-acid sequence MKTIEHIKKILEDKKAILKERFKVTEIGIFGSYVRGEVTSTSDLDILVDFEKEGKTFDNYMELKYFLEDLLGIKVDLIMKGALKQELKDTILQEVVYV; translated from the coding sequence ATGAAAACCATAGAGCACATAAAAAAAATTTTGGAAGATAAAAAAGCTATCCTGAAGGAGAGGTTTAAAGTAACTGAAATTGGGATTTTTGGCTCTTATGTAAGGGGAGAAGTGACCTCAACCAGTGATTTGGATATTTTAGTTGATTTTGAGAAAGAAGGTAAGACTTTTGATAATTATATGGAACTTAAATATTTTCTTGAGGATTTGTTGGGAATAAAAGTAGACCTTATTATGAAAGGAGCCTTAAAACAAGAACTCAAAGATACAATTTTGCAAGAGGTTGTTTATGTCTAA
- the lptC gene encoding LPS export ABC transporter periplasmic protein LptC: MKLRKAIPLIFLASIIMSCAREKDKTIQEDTSSAPQQETYNIHLQVKEFEAKRIEVFSEKATYSGDTINLINFKVNFFDKGEVTATMVGDTGTIVENSGFMEARGKVKLVSTSGDSLISNVLIWNQKLNLIYSPTESYLYKENKIIRSSGLESDPGLKTIKFKGKVYVE, from the coding sequence ATGAAGCTTAGAAAAGCTATTCCACTTATTTTTTTAGCCTCCATAATTATGTCCTGTGCAAGAGAAAAGGATAAAACAATTCAAGAAGATACGTCTTCAGCCCCACAGCAAGAAACCTACAACATCCATTTGCAGGTAAAAGAATTTGAAGCTAAACGAATTGAAGTTTTTTCTGAAAAAGCCACCTACTCAGGAGATACCATCAACTTGATAAATTTCAAGGTCAACTTCTTTGATAAAGGCGAAGTAACTGCCACCATGGTGGGCGATACCGGAACCATCGTCGAGAACTCGGGTTTTATGGAGGCGCGCGGAAAGGTTAAATTAGTAAGCACCAGCGGTGATTCCCTAATTTCCAATGTCCTGATATGGAACCAAAAGTTAAATCTAATTTATAGCCCAACAGAATCCTACTTATACAAAGAAAACAAAATAATCCGCTCATCGGGACTCGAATCTGATCCGGGGCTAAAAACCATAAAATTCAAGGGAAAGGTCTATGTTGAATGA